DNA sequence from the Candidatus Dependentiae bacterium genome:
GATGATACATTTGAACGGGCAATCACACTTGAATGCGCGCAAGAACTAAAAAAACAGATTAATAAATCATGTCCTACTATTCGCGTAGTTTTAACCAGAGCTCCTGGTGAATCTGTGCAACCATTACAAAATGCATCTTTTTCTAACAAGCTTCAGGCTAATTTTTATATAAGTCTGAGCTTTTATAATCAGCAAGAAATTCCATCACACATTTCTTTTTTTTATTATTTAGAAAATCAAACTGATCTTTGGCATAAATACAATTCTTTATATTTTTATCATGTAGACAATGCTTATTTAATTAATTTAAAAATATCTAAATTAATTGGAGAAACCTTTTTCAATTACTTTAAAAACAATAAATTCGCAAGTTCCGTATTTGTTCCACTCGGTCTATTTGCCTGCCCATACAAACAGCTTATTGGGGTAAAAGCTCCAAGTATTGCTATCGAAGCAGGACTTCAAAAAAAAGATGACTGGAAGCATCTCATTCAACCACTCATTTCATGTATAGAATCAATTGAAAAAACAGAAGTAGAGTAAAAACATATGAAAAAAAATATCTATTTTATTATTTGTTTAACTCTTTTATCCATTGGATCTTTGTTTTTTTTATACCAAGAATCATGGATTGTTTTTTTTATCCCACATCAACAAATGCCTACAAATATCGCCATAGAGCAAAACAGCAAGACAAAAGAAGTAACTTTGTGGGTTTTTAATAGCAATACTAAATCTTTAAAAAAAGAATCCATTGAAATGATTTATGGCGATGATATCTCTCAAAATTTAAAATTGCTGATAAATAATTGGTTTTTATTTTTAGAAGAAGAGGGCCTTATTGACAAGCAAATCATTGTGCAGTCAGTTGCTCTTTGCGAGCGCTCAACACAAGCATTCGTATCTATAAACCAGTATCCTTTTGATAAATCTATGAGTACCTATCAAAAATTGATGATTGTGGAAAGTTTACTTAAAACAATTCGTGAAAATAATATTTCAATATCATCGATTCGGCTTTTAATTCACCACAAACAAATA
Encoded proteins:
- a CDS encoding N-acetylmuramoyl-L-alanine amidase, with amino-acid sequence MNLHKKTFYFFMLIAAARFTIPSSDQSFTIMIDPYGDSKNTGHEIDDTFERAITLECAQELKKQINKSCPTIRVVLTRAPGESVQPLQNASFSNKLQANFYISLSFYNQQEIPSHISFFYYLENQTDLWHKYNSLYFYHVDNAYLINLKISKLIGETFFNYFKNNKFASSVFVPLGLFACPYKQLIGVKAPSIAIEAGLQKKDDWKHLIQPLISCIESIEKTEVE